The Methanofervidicoccus sp. A16 genome has a segment encoding these proteins:
- a CDS encoding DUF356 domain-containing protein, translating into MVLLLIRGDNYKKIKNALADIHRHGKLTIIGKPRIIVPEAADEILRHILGSIKKPCKRACLVRIQESAPKAIDRIRKIHPPAHIVVISERYEPYHYLMRDLPKMPVLKGFYKSKDREEKGENNIKNPNSHRKAIKNK; encoded by the coding sequence ATGGTTCTACTACTAATTAGAGGAGACAACTACAAGAAGATCAAAAACGCCCTTGCAGATATTCACAGACATGGAAAACTTACAATCATTGGAAAACCGAGGATCATAGTCCCAGAGGCTGCAGACGAGATTTTGAGACATATACTTGGAAGTATTAAAAAACCTTGTAAGAGAGCCTGTTTAGTTAGAATCCAGGAGAGTGCACCAAAGGCAATTGACAGAATAAGGAAGATACATCCACCTGCACACATAGTGGTTATAAGTGAGAGGTACGAGCCTTACCATTATTTAATGAGGGATCTTCCTAAGATGCCAGTGTTAAAGGGCTTTTACAAGAGTAAAGATAGAGAGGAGAAAGGTGAGAACAATATTAAAAACCCTAATTCTCATCGAAAAGCAATAAAAAATAAATAA
- a CDS encoding DUF116 domain-containing protein yields the protein MFFDGLGLSGFLEVLGILAALIILLGFIIVLTTLILGYFLVKRNKLLFPEVFLYIMDNFHPILLKLCLMVGTEDTFYRIGIDFYNRYYYQPFKNAERKVLILPHCLRDIKCPAKLGINGVECVFCKRCPLGYIIKVAKENNYEVYIIPGSTFIKRILKEKKPTGVFGVSCYRDLFYGMNYLSRKGIPVQGQPLLKDGCIRTSVDVEELITRIKDNR from the coding sequence ATGTTTTTTGATGGGTTGGGGTTGTCAGGTTTCTTAGAAGTTTTAGGAATACTGGCAGCTTTAATTATACTCTTAGGGTTTATCATAGTACTTACAACTTTAATACTTGGATATTTCCTAGTAAAGAGAAATAAATTACTCTTTCCAGAGGTATTTTTATATATAATGGATAACTTCCATCCTATACTTTTAAAGTTATGTCTAATGGTAGGTACAGAGGACACATTCTACAGGATAGGTATAGACTTCTACAACAGGTACTACTACCAACCCTTTAAGAACGCCGAGAGGAAAGTACTTATACTTCCTCATTGTTTAAGGGATATAAAGTGTCCTGCCAAGTTGGGAATAAACGGTGTAGAGTGTGTTTTCTGCAAAAGATGTCCCTTAGGATATATAATAAAAGTTGCTAAGGAGAACAACTACGAGGTATATATAATCCCAGGCTCTACATTCATAAAGAGAATATTAAAAGAGAAGAAACCTACAGGAGTTTTTGGTGTCTCCTGCTACAGGGATCTCTTCTACGGTATGAACTACCTATCTAGAAAGGGCATACCTGTACAGGGACAACCTCTTTTAAAGGATGGTTGCATACGTACCTCTGTAGATGTTGAGGAGTTAATTACAAGGATAAAAGATAACAGGTGA
- a CDS encoding 4-phosphopantoate--beta-alanine ligase: MNIPKSHPRYKSLLNREKIVEALDRGILAKAGLIAHGRGETFDYLIGEKTTDIALRAIKTASAMLVLAENPVISVNGNTVALAREEIVKLAEELNGKIEVNLFYRSEERLRRIKEFFEEDPVIREKIRKGKIKILGVEDANKQIPNLESARGKVSQEGIYSADVVLVPLEDGDRTEALVKMGKKVISIDLNPLSRTAQRSTVTIVDELTRCLPLLRKYVKEYKNLGREELQRIVEEFDNRKNLKDMLDHIYNRLRNLQFN; this comes from the coding sequence ATGAATATCCCAAAGAGCCATCCAAGGTATAAATCCCTCCTAAATAGAGAGAAGATAGTTGAGGCGTTAGATAGAGGAATACTTGCAAAGGCAGGCCTTATAGCCCATGGTAGAGGGGAGACCTTCGACTACCTCATAGGAGAGAAGACTACAGATATTGCCCTAAGGGCTATAAAAACTGCCTCTGCCATGTTGGTACTGGCTGAGAACCCTGTCATCTCAGTTAACGGCAATACAGTGGCATTGGCTAGGGAGGAGATCGTTAAACTTGCAGAGGAGTTGAATGGGAAGATTGAGGTGAATCTATTTTATAGAAGTGAGGAAAGGTTGAGAAGGATTAAGGAGTTCTTCGAGGAGGATCCTGTTATTAGGGAGAAAATAAGAAAGGGTAAAATTAAGATCTTAGGGGTAGAAGATGCCAACAAACAGATACCTAACTTGGAGAGTGCAAGGGGAAAGGTTTCCCAGGAGGGAATATACTCTGCAGATGTTGTCCTTGTACCCTTGGAGGACGGAGACAGAACTGAGGCTCTTGTGAAGATGGGCAAGAAGGTAATATCCATAGATCTAAATCCACTCTCTAGAACTGCCCAGAGATCTACAGTTACCATAGTAGATGAACTAACTAGATGCCTGCCACTTCTTAGGAAGTATGTTAAAGAGTATAAGAACCTAGGTAGGGAAGAACTCCAGAGAATTGTAGAGGAATTCGACAATAGGAAAAATTTAAAAGATATGCTGGATCATATATACAACAGGTTGAGGAATTTACAATTCAATTAA
- a CDS encoding TRC40/GET3/ArsA family transport-energizing ATPase translates to MLSKIKDTLKNITKKKLEQEGTKYIMFGGKGGVGKTTMSAATGIYCADQGLKTVIVSTDPAHSLRDSFEQEFGHEPTKVKEVDNLYVVEIDPQKAMEEYKEKLKKQLDENPMLGGLLEEQMEMAALSPGTDESAAFDVFLKYIDNNDFDVVIFDTAPTGHTLRFLGLPELMDKYMTKMIKFKKQISGMMKMMKKLMPFSGGDEDIDYDKVLKELEEMKRKITRAREILADPNRTSFRLVVIPEEMSILESERAMKALEKYNIPIDAVIVNQVIPEDVECDFCRSRRKLQMGRLKMIEEKFGDKVIAHVPLLKTEAKGVETLREIAKILYGDKENNS, encoded by the coding sequence GTGCTATCTAAGATCAAGGATACATTAAAGAACATAACTAAGAAAAAGTTGGAGCAGGAGGGTACAAAGTATATTATGTTTGGAGGTAAGGGAGGAGTAGGAAAGACCACCATGAGTGCTGCAACTGGTATATACTGTGCAGACCAGGGATTAAAGACTGTTATAGTATCTACAGATCCTGCACACTCTTTAAGGGATAGTTTTGAGCAGGAGTTTGGCCATGAACCTACTAAGGTAAAGGAAGTAGATAACCTCTACGTTGTGGAGATAGATCCTCAGAAGGCCATGGAGGAGTATAAGGAGAAGTTGAAGAAGCAGTTAGATGAGAATCCTATGCTTGGAGGTTTGTTGGAGGAACAGATGGAGATGGCAGCCCTATCTCCAGGAACTGATGAGAGTGCAGCCTTCGATGTATTCCTTAAATATATAGACAACAACGACTTCGATGTAGTTATATTCGATACTGCTCCAACTGGACACACTTTGAGATTCTTAGGTTTACCTGAGTTGATGGACAAGTATATGACGAAGATGATCAAGTTTAAAAAACAGATCAGCGGAATGATGAAGATGATGAAGAAGTTGATGCCCTTCAGTGGAGGAGATGAAGACATAGATTACGACAAAGTCCTGAAGGAATTAGAGGAAATGAAGAGGAAGATCACCAGAGCCAGGGAGATACTTGCAGATCCAAATAGAACTTCCTTTAGGTTGGTAGTAATACCTGAGGAGATGAGTATATTAGAGAGTGAACGGGCGATGAAGGCTCTCGAGAAGTACAACATACCTATAGATGCAGTTATAGTAAATCAGGTTATACCTGAGGACGTTGAATGTGATTTCTGTAGATCTAGGAGAAAACTTCAGATGGGTAGGTTGAAGATGATAGAGGAGAAGTTTGGAGATAAGGTTATAGCCCATGTACCTCTTTTAAAGACAGAGGCTAAGGGTGTAGAAACCCTCAGGGAGATAGCCAAGATACTCTACGGTGATAAGGAGAACAATAGTTAA